In Devosia sp. 1566, a single genomic region encodes these proteins:
- a CDS encoding ABC transporter permease subunit, translated as MATLVHRRVDWTGIILAVVLTLAIVFPLLVVGTWAFTNVWRYPSVIPQEFGLRFWGQTLGRADVWTSITMSLTLATTVTLISAAICLPAAFAFARLEFPGRDLLFFSFLAGHAFPKFGLLVAIAGIFLQLNLIGTFWGVVLIQLVGTLLFMIWIPVAAFQSVDRRMEEAARDVGAGPFRVFWSITLPQAGPTIAAAILLSFVGTFYETEGAWLIGAPQVRTLPVLMISFINNQPVIQFGAVLSVLLWVPSFIALLFARRVVNSGSFARGFGG; from the coding sequence ATGGCCACTCTTGTGCATCGCCGCGTCGACTGGACCGGCATCATCCTGGCCGTTGTTTTAACGCTAGCTATCGTGTTCCCGCTGCTCGTGGTGGGCACCTGGGCCTTCACCAATGTGTGGCGCTATCCTTCGGTGATCCCGCAGGAGTTCGGTCTCCGCTTCTGGGGGCAGACCTTGGGCCGCGCCGATGTCTGGACCTCCATCACGATGAGCCTGACCCTGGCGACCACGGTCACGCTGATCTCGGCTGCCATCTGCCTGCCGGCCGCCTTTGCCTTCGCCCGGTTGGAGTTTCCCGGCCGGGACCTCCTGTTCTTCTCGTTTCTCGCCGGCCACGCCTTCCCCAAATTTGGCCTCCTCGTCGCCATTGCCGGCATTTTCCTGCAGCTCAATCTTATCGGCACCTTTTGGGGCGTGGTGCTGATCCAGCTCGTGGGCACCTTGTTGTTCATGATCTGGATTCCGGTGGCGGCATTCCAATCCGTGGACCGGCGCATGGAAGAAGCGGCGCGCGACGTCGGTGCCGGGCCGTTCCGGGTGTTCTGGTCTATCACCCTGCCCCAGGCCGGCCCGACCATCGCAGCGGCAATCCTCCTCAGCTTTGTAGGCACCTTCTATGAAACCGAAGGCGCCTGGCTGATCGGCGCGCCGCAGGTGCGCACCCTGCCGGTGCTGATGATCTCCTTCATCAACAACCAGCCGGTGATCCAATTTGGCGCGGTGCTGTCCGTGCTGCTTTGGGTGCCAAGTTTCATTGCCCTGCTGTTTGCCCGCCGGGTTGTCAATTCCGGTTCGTTCGCCCGCGGCTTCGGCGGCTAG
- a CDS encoding extracellular solute-binding protein — protein MSNRWRAVALGVAGAAATAIPAFAVDLDVTCRCVIGGVNSGTAEWIENSVIPAFEAAHPDVDVRLNQFGGEDAQLTQQLALDFSTGAGPDVSAFDGFLIPSFVEGGLLKPLNAVAGEAVDSWTGWAALSEGSRALMAYQGDYYGIPLGTDVRMLYTRKDILSEAGIDAENWQPASWDDILAAARAIKQVKPDSFPIQLNAGVAMGEATTMQGYWLALLGTGEGVTDESGKFIVASQGILDTLNLYKTIYVDEQLGEQRAQLLADGRNRSFANFRDGVTALLFEGDYFYRSVTPEGSEFAVPDRDAVLGWAKIPAKAPGAGIRGQDFVTISGGTGFVINPATDAPAEAWAFLSFMNEPEQLAAFQAIQPRITARTDVEIPNNPFLTETSQALLPLTTARPNDPNYNAVSAEIQRMTEAVVSGELSPEDAMAQYGSAVIAIVGEENTVSLL, from the coding sequence ATGAGCAATCGTTGGCGTGCAGTTGCGCTTGGTGTGGCCGGGGCAGCAGCCACGGCTATTCCGGCTTTTGCCGTTGATCTCGATGTCACCTGCCGTTGCGTGATTGGTGGCGTTAACAGCGGCACGGCCGAGTGGATCGAAAACAGCGTCATCCCGGCTTTTGAAGCGGCGCATCCCGACGTCGATGTCCGGCTCAATCAGTTCGGCGGCGAGGACGCGCAGCTCACCCAGCAGCTGGCGCTGGATTTCTCGACCGGCGCAGGTCCCGATGTCTCTGCCTTCGATGGCTTCCTGATCCCCTCCTTTGTGGAAGGCGGCTTGCTCAAGCCATTGAACGCGGTCGCCGGTGAAGCGGTCGATAGTTGGACGGGCTGGGCGGCGCTTTCGGAGGGATCGCGTGCGCTGATGGCATATCAGGGCGATTATTACGGCATCCCGCTGGGGACCGATGTGCGTATGCTTTATACGCGAAAGGATATCCTGAGCGAAGCGGGGATCGATGCAGAGAACTGGCAGCCCGCCTCCTGGGACGACATTCTGGCGGCAGCACGAGCTATCAAGCAGGTCAAGCCGGATAGCTTCCCCATTCAACTCAACGCCGGCGTTGCCATGGGCGAGGCCACCACGATGCAGGGCTATTGGCTGGCGCTGCTCGGCACCGGCGAGGGTGTTACCGACGAGAGCGGCAAGTTCATTGTTGCCAGCCAGGGCATTCTCGATACGCTCAACCTTTACAAGACCATCTATGTCGATGAGCAATTGGGTGAGCAGCGCGCCCAACTCCTGGCCGATGGGCGGAACCGCTCCTTTGCCAATTTCCGCGACGGCGTAACGGCGCTGTTGTTTGAGGGCGACTATTTCTATCGCTCCGTGACCCCCGAGGGCTCCGAGTTCGCAGTGCCTGATCGTGATGCCGTCCTCGGGTGGGCCAAGATCCCGGCCAAGGCGCCCGGCGCTGGCATTCGCGGGCAGGATTTTGTCACCATCTCAGGCGGTACCGGGTTTGTCATCAACCCGGCAACTGATGCACCCGCCGAGGCATGGGCGTTCCTGTCGTTCATGAACGAGCCCGAGCAGCTAGCCGCCTTCCAGGCGATACAGCCGCGGATCACCGCGCGTACCGATGTTGAGATTCCCAATAATCCATTCCTGACGGAAACCAGCCAGGCGCTCCTGCCGCTGACCACCGCACGCCCAAACGATCCCAACTACAATGCGGTGTCGGCTGAGATCCAGCGCATGACCGAAGCGGTGGTTTCGGGCGAACTCTCGCCCGAGGATGCAATGGCTCAATACGGGTCGGCGGTCATTGCGATCGTCGGCGAGGAAAACACCGTCAGTCTGCTCTAG
- a CDS encoding sugar ABC transporter permease, which translates to MTTETTAAPRKRKPRNFALLSNWAGAAFLTPAGILVSVFVIVPFFWVIFVSFTNRTLLGRTALNPEFVGLGNYLTLFDPATFFQRGQFGFSLILTTQFVLASALLGQALLGLLLAWLIQTVPPWVKRITETFVIAAWILPEVVIGFAWFAFLDRDQGTLNMILEGVGLPPGDFLLQQPFWVIVAFNTWRGAAFSMMLFSSAFSSIPPSYFQAADVAGASSWQKFRDIGLPLIHGHIVTDLILITMWTFNTFTPFLLTNGGPSYRTELVSIYNYRVAFQDFQFGKGAAVGVIMMLINLAFALIYLSIGRKKKVR; encoded by the coding sequence ATGACCACCGAGACCACCGCAGCTCCCCGCAAGCGCAAGCCCCGCAATTTCGCCCTTTTGTCGAACTGGGCGGGAGCGGCGTTCCTTACGCCGGCAGGGATCCTGGTGTCGGTGTTCGTGATCGTGCCCTTCTTCTGGGTGATCTTTGTTTCATTCACCAACCGAACGCTCCTGGGGCGCACGGCGCTCAACCCGGAGTTTGTTGGTCTCGGCAACTATCTCACCCTGTTTGATCCGGCGACCTTCTTTCAGCGCGGGCAGTTCGGTTTCTCGCTGATCCTGACGACGCAGTTCGTGCTCGCCTCGGCGCTGCTCGGCCAGGCTTTGCTTGGCCTGCTGCTGGCCTGGCTGATCCAGACCGTGCCGCCCTGGGTCAAGCGCATCACCGAAACCTTCGTCATTGCCGCCTGGATATTGCCCGAGGTTGTCATCGGCTTTGCCTGGTTCGCGTTTCTCGATCGCGACCAGGGCACGCTGAACATGATCCTTGAAGGCGTTGGCCTGCCGCCGGGCGACTTCCTCCTTCAGCAGCCGTTCTGGGTGATCGTTGCCTTCAATACCTGGCGCGGCGCGGCCTTCTCGATGATGCTGTTCAGCTCGGCCTTTTCATCGATCCCGCCCAGCTACTTCCAGGCGGCCGATGTGGCGGGTGCTTCGAGCTGGCAAAAGTTCCGCGATATCGGGCTGCCGCTGATCCACGGTCATATTGTCACCGATCTCATCCTCATCACCATGTGGACGTTCAATACCTTCACGCCATTTCTGCTCACCAATGGCGGGCCGAGTTATCGGACGGAGCTGGTGTCCATCTACAATTACCGGGTCGCCTTCCAGGACTTCCAGTTCGGCAAGGGTGCGGCCGTCGGCGTGATCATGATGCTGATCAACCTGGCTTTTGCGCTGATCTATCTCAGCATCGGCCGCAAGAAAAAGGTGCGCTGA
- a CDS encoding LacI family DNA-binding transcriptional regulator gives MNELGGALRGRATAEMVAARANVSRVAVSRAFNPHASLKPAKRELILRIAKELDYTPDRAARALVSGRSHLVGIIVPDVYAYWESQEIDALTTALQHEGFATLLFKTRTDYSMDEQLLATMRGHNPDSVIAFVENVKPSTLARFMGRAVPIYVHYPAPGAADQPSSGPMHDRLNVLHWDGIDQAVALLQGYGARRIAYLSGARGSRANASRQHTLEQVMARRGLPPPVVIKGDYSYDTAYQATVNFFRVRDSADAIFAANDVGAFGVIDALRHELGLRVPQDVKVVGFDDIAQSHWKSYNLTTVKFDLDERVSALVRLILRRLNEPDAAGFHETLNTRLIVRGTVG, from the coding sequence TTGAACGAATTAGGTGGGGCCCTTCGCGGCAGGGCGACTGCGGAAATGGTCGCAGCGCGCGCCAATGTTTCGCGGGTTGCCGTGTCCCGCGCCTTTAATCCCCATGCGTCGCTTAAGCCCGCCAAGCGCGAACTGATCCTGCGCATCGCCAAGGAGTTGGACTACACTCCCGACCGAGCTGCCCGTGCGCTGGTCAGCGGGCGCTCCCACCTAGTTGGCATCATCGTGCCCGACGTCTACGCCTATTGGGAAAGCCAGGAGATTGACGCGCTGACCACTGCACTGCAGCACGAGGGTTTTGCCACCCTCCTGTTCAAGACGCGCACCGACTACTCCATGGACGAGCAGCTGCTGGCCACGATGCGGGGCCACAACCCAGATTCCGTGATTGCCTTCGTCGAGAATGTCAAGCCGAGCACCTTGGCCCGGTTCATGGGCCGCGCGGTGCCCATTTATGTGCACTATCCCGCGCCCGGTGCCGCCGACCAGCCCAGCAGCGGCCCTATGCATGACCGGCTCAACGTGTTGCACTGGGATGGGATCGATCAGGCGGTTGCCCTGCTGCAGGGTTATGGTGCGCGGCGCATCGCCTATCTTTCGGGAGCGCGCGGATCTCGCGCCAACGCGTCGCGGCAGCACACCCTCGAACAGGTGATGGCGCGACGCGGCCTGCCTCCACCAGTCGTGATCAAGGGCGACTATAGCTATGACACCGCCTACCAGGCCACGGTGAACTTCTTTCGCGTTCGCGACAGCGCGGATGCGATTTTCGCCGCCAACGATGTCGGCGCCTTCGGGGTTATCGATGCGCTGCGTCATGAACTCGGTTTGCGCGTGCCTCAGGACGTCAAGGTCGTAGGCTTTGACGACATCGCCCAGTCCCATTGGAAAAGCTACAACCTGACCACGGTCAAGTTCGACCTAGACGAGCGGGTCAGTGCCCTGGTGCGTCTGATTCTGCGCCGCCTTAACGAGCCCGACGCTGCGGGGTTTCACGAAACCCTAAACACCAGGCTCATCGTGCGCGGCACGGTTGGCTGA
- a CDS encoding carbohydrate ABC transporter permease — protein sequence MGLTIPAFVGRIAFSALAALIGVIFALPLLWFLFAPFNARAELGLAVPAPWTLSNFFTVFGNSYAVQALWNSFIQAVGGVILVGAAATLAAYALSRSSIPGKGAVTYILLLFSSVVSGSAAMVPIFLIISAAGLMDTHLAVILTFAGGLLPTAMFILRDFIDSIPKSYEESAMVAGASPVQAFFDVALPVIRPGIVVIVVWSFVNIWGSFLIPFILLRSDSNMPASVAIYSFYSEAGTPIVTLLAAYSLIYSLPVIALYLFVSWRFGFRFFGGIKA from the coding sequence ATGGGCCTCACCATTCCCGCCTTTGTCGGTCGCATCGCGTTTTCGGCGTTGGCCGCGCTGATCGGCGTCATCTTCGCGCTGCCGCTGCTCTGGTTCCTGTTTGCGCCCTTCAATGCCCGGGCCGAGCTGGGGCTGGCCGTGCCGGCCCCCTGGACACTGTCGAACTTCTTCACGGTGTTCGGCAATTCCTATGCGGTGCAGGCGCTCTGGAACAGTTTCATCCAGGCAGTCGGTGGCGTGATCCTGGTGGGTGCCGCGGCAACGCTTGCCGCTTATGCCCTGAGCCGCTCATCCATCCCGGGCAAGGGCGCTGTCACCTATATTTTGCTGCTGTTCTCCTCGGTGGTGTCGGGATCGGCAGCGATGGTGCCCATCTTCCTCATCATCTCGGCCGCCGGGCTCATGGACACGCATCTGGCTGTCATCCTGACTTTTGCCGGTGGCTTGCTGCCGACCGCGATGTTCATCCTGCGCGACTTCATCGACTCCATCCCCAAGTCCTATGAGGAAAGCGCGATGGTGGCGGGCGCATCCCCCGTGCAGGCCTTTTTCGATGTGGCGCTGCCGGTGATCCGGCCGGGGATTGTGGTCATTGTGGTGTGGAGCTTCGTCAATATCTGGGGCTCGTTTCTGATCCCCTTCATCCTCTTGCGCAGTGACAGCAACATGCCCGCATCGGTCGCGATCTATTCGTTCTATTCGGAGGCCGGCACGCCCATCGTGACGCTGTTGGCGGCCTATTCGCTGATCTACTCGCTGCCGGTGATCGCGCTTTATCTCTTTGTCAGCTGGAGGTTCGGCTTCCGGTTCTTTGGCGGCATCAAGGCTTAG
- a CDS encoding extracellular solute-binding protein, producing MKRRTFMISAAGAAAGMAVLPRMSFAAEGTIDWYTSSDQNILDFWTNVVKPAFEAANPGTTLNLVDGGDNAGLQSIAERGLAAMSSNADPQADFFEGFDSRQPVGALEQGLWVDFEQAGLSNYSKLNPLGIDIPTNLPYRGSQVLLAYDTTKLDPANAPKTWPDLMAWIKANPGQFIYNRPNKGGSGLNFVRRAVLEANGQDLSKFTVDNATPENTAAMLPAAWEILKDIAPSLFDQGAYTSGNTQSLQLLGQAAVTMIPAWSDQVLKAIEQGVLPETTGLVQLQDLGLPGGFSRITILSNGVNKDAAIKLADFVLSEEIQSAVLTELGGFPGVSWDYVASDLRERFADIIPSSIPVFPSGPWEVAINDGWYRTVAPNVDPAS from the coding sequence ATGAAACGCCGCACCTTCATGATCTCAGCTGCCGGCGCCGCAGCCGGAATGGCCGTCCTGCCCCGCATGTCCTTCGCCGCCGAAGGCACGATCGACTGGTACACGAGCTCGGATCAGAACATTCTCGACTTCTGGACCAATGTAGTGAAGCCCGCTTTCGAAGCGGCCAATCCGGGCACCACGCTCAACCTGGTGGACGGCGGGGACAATGCGGGCCTCCAGTCCATCGCCGAGCGCGGCCTCGCTGCCATGAGCTCGAACGCCGACCCCCAGGCAGATTTCTTCGAAGGTTTTGACTCGCGGCAACCGGTCGGCGCCTTGGAACAAGGTCTGTGGGTCGACTTCGAGCAGGCGGGGCTGTCCAACTACTCCAAGCTTAATCCGCTCGGCATCGACATCCCCACCAATTTGCCCTACCGCGGCTCGCAGGTGCTGCTGGCCTACGACACCACCAAGCTTGATCCCGCCAACGCGCCCAAGACCTGGCCGGACCTGATGGCTTGGATCAAAGCCAATCCGGGCCAGTTCATCTATAATCGCCCCAACAAGGGCGGTTCGGGTCTTAATTTCGTGCGGCGGGCTGTGCTCGAGGCCAATGGCCAGGATCTCAGCAAGTTTACGGTCGATAATGCCACGCCCGAAAACACCGCGGCCATGCTGCCCGCGGCATGGGAAATCCTCAAGGATATTGCCCCGTCGCTGTTCGACCAGGGTGCGTATACATCCGGCAATACCCAATCGCTGCAGCTGCTCGGGCAGGCTGCCGTAACCATGATCCCGGCGTGGTCCGATCAGGTGCTCAAGGCCATCGAACAAGGGGTGCTCCCAGAAACCACGGGCCTGGTGCAGTTGCAGGATCTTGGACTGCCCGGCGGCTTCTCGCGCATCACCATTCTCTCCAATGGCGTCAACAAGGATGCGGCGATCAAGCTGGCTGATTTCGTTCTGAGCGAAGAAATCCAGTCGGCAGTTCTGACCGAACTCGGCGGCTTTCCCGGCGTATCTTGGGACTATGTAGCGTCTGATCTGCGCGAGCGCTTCGCCGACATCATCCCCAGCTCCATCCCGGTTTTCCCCAGCGGCCCCTGGGAAGTTGCTATCAATGATGGCTGGTATCGCACGGTGGCGCCAAACGTGGACCCCGCCTCGTGA
- a CDS encoding DUF5054 domain-containing protein, translating to MAKHIHLIFKTHLDIGFTDHAARVREQYHEQFIPQAIRTSEHFFAENPVHPTFIWTTGAWLIWDHLHSQDAERVRRLERAIGRGLITWHALPFTTHTELMSPALFQAGLSYSEELDRRFGRTTTAAKMTDVPGHTLGMVPLLAAAGVRFLHLGVNTASPVPDVPPIFRWRASSGAEIVVMYQGSYGATDFPAGEEVGLSFAHTADNIGPQSVPQTVEALRHIQHANPGAAIAASTLDAFGELMWDRRDSFPVVTEEIGDSWIHGTASDPHKLARFRALQRLHDGWIGEPTTERRAFGRGLAMVAEHTWGVDIKTYLRNETAWDRVDFERARATDYRFSYTEQSWAEQRAYLDAALAELQPIDREIAEAALAETLPVTAPVPDATGDRISDAGWVADLDPVTGGIRALLSPAGSRIEGQNGLLLGYSHESYDWAALQEHLDSYLQHREIWAILDHDKPGLQTARTARTASFVPSLVGVAGVSTAMATLPPQAHAELGAPGQCEIALHGLGERQVEIRLILRNKPANRMPEAGFLQFSPAGLSNWYLCKLGLWHDSKAIVRRGGGQLQAAEAVRAKGAIGEITFDLLDAALVAPVGSPFLPFQPAVPDFSAGLRVNLYNNKWGTNFPMWWEGDALFRFVLTL from the coding sequence ATGGCCAAACATATCCACCTGATCTTCAAGACCCATCTCGATATCGGCTTTACCGACCACGCCGCGCGGGTTCGCGAGCAATATCATGAGCAGTTCATTCCGCAGGCGATCCGGACGAGCGAGCACTTTTTTGCCGAAAATCCCGTCCATCCCACATTTATTTGGACCACGGGCGCCTGGCTTATCTGGGATCACCTCCATTCTCAGGACGCCGAGCGTGTCAGGCGCTTGGAGCGAGCCATCGGGCGCGGGTTGATCACCTGGCACGCCCTGCCCTTCACTACCCATACCGAGCTCATGTCGCCAGCCTTGTTCCAAGCCGGGCTATCCTATTCCGAGGAACTGGACCGCCGCTTCGGCCGCACCACCACGGCGGCCAAGATGACCGATGTGCCGGGACATACGCTGGGCATGGTCCCGCTGCTCGCGGCCGCCGGGGTGCGCTTCCTGCATCTCGGGGTTAATACCGCGAGCCCCGTTCCCGACGTGCCGCCGATTTTCCGCTGGCGCGCCTCAAGCGGCGCGGAAATCGTCGTGATGTATCAAGGCTCCTATGGCGCCACCGACTTTCCCGCCGGAGAAGAGGTCGGGCTCAGCTTTGCCCACACCGCCGACAATATCGGGCCCCAAAGCGTGCCGCAGACGGTAGAAGCGCTCCGCCACATCCAGCACGCCAATCCAGGTGCAGCCATTGCCGCCTCGACCCTGGATGCCTTTGGCGAGTTGATGTGGGACCGGCGAGACAGCTTTCCCGTAGTGACCGAGGAGATCGGCGATAGCTGGATCCATGGCACGGCGAGCGACCCGCATAAGCTGGCGCGTTTTCGCGCTCTGCAGCGGCTTCATGACGGCTGGATTGGCGAACCGACGACCGAGCGCCGCGCCTTTGGCCGCGGCCTCGCCATGGTGGCGGAACATACCTGGGGCGTCGACATCAAGACCTATCTGCGCAACGAAACGGCCTGGGACCGGGTCGACTTCGAGCGCGCACGCGCAACTGACTATCGCTTCAGCTATACCGAGCAATCCTGGGCCGAGCAGCGCGCTTATCTCGATGCCGCACTGGCAGAGCTCCAGCCCATCGATCGGGAGATCGCCGAAGCGGCACTTGCAGAAACATTGCCGGTCACTGCGCCGGTGCCAGATGCAACAGGCGACCGCATCAGCGATGCCGGCTGGGTCGCGGATCTAGATCCAGTCACCGGCGGGATTCGAGCGCTGCTATCGCCCGCTGGCTCGCGCATTGAGGGGCAAAACGGGCTCCTGCTCGGCTATAGCCACGAAAGCTATGACTGGGCGGCGTTGCAGGAGCACCTCGACAGCTATCTTCAGCATCGCGAAATCTGGGCCATTCTCGACCACGACAAGCCCGGCCTGCAAACCGCCAGGACTGCGCGCACCGCCAGCTTCGTCCCAAGCCTGGTTGGGGTAGCGGGCGTCAGCACGGCCATGGCCACCCTGCCCCCCCAAGCTCATGCCGAACTCGGCGCGCCGGGTCAGTGCGAAATTGCGCTACATGGTCTCGGCGAGCGGCAGGTTGAGATCCGCCTCATCTTGCGCAACAAGCCGGCCAACCGCATGCCCGAAGCTGGCTTCCTCCAGTTCAGCCCTGCAGGCCTCAGCAACTGGTACCTGTGCAAGCTGGGACTCTGGCACGACTCGAAGGCCATCGTCCGCAGGGGCGGCGGTCAGCTTCAAGCGGCGGAGGCGGTTCGGGCCAAGGGTGCAATTGGCGAGATTACGTTTGACCTGCTCGACGCCGCCCTCGTCGCCCCGGTCGGCTCGCCCTTCTTGCCGTTCCAGCCAGCTGTGCCAGATTTTTCTGCCGGACTGCGGGTCAATCTCTATAACAACAAATGGGGCACCAATTTCCCAATGTGGTGGGAAGGCGATGCGCTCTTCCGCTTCGTGCTGACCCTCTGA
- a CDS encoding substrate-binding domain-containing protein: MSDRPRTFVTAQMVAERAGVSRSAVSRTFTDGASVSEATRRKVLDAASALGYHVNHLARGLRENSNIVCLVVANLTTPIRARLVDVLTRRLQAVGKIIMIINTETDQESAAQALRQTLNYRADATVVLSGTPPASLIETCLANGQQVILINRDERLVGSSNLGVDNAMAGAEAQYLLQRAGCLRLAVVTSNTRTASLVERQRAFVAAATAAGMAVAATEVGPSSYAEGQLAARRLFGRSQAPDGVFCVTDLFALGFMDAARQEFALRIPQDLCVIGFDDIEQAGWASYNLTTFSQPLELIADEVVALLQQPDNADSTRRVIEPMPIWRRSVRPGAP, from the coding sequence ATGAGCGACAGACCCAGAACCTTCGTCACAGCCCAGATGGTGGCGGAGCGCGCCGGCGTCTCCCGTTCGGCGGTGTCGCGCACCTTCACGGACGGCGCCAGCGTATCGGAAGCCACCCGCCGCAAGGTGCTCGATGCAGCGAGCGCCCTTGGCTACCACGTCAACCACCTTGCCCGCGGCCTGCGCGAAAACAGCAATATCGTCTGCTTGGTCGTCGCCAATCTCACCACCCCTATCCGCGCCCGCCTCGTCGATGTGCTGACCCGCAGGCTGCAGGCGGTGGGCAAGATCATCATGATCATCAACACCGAAACCGATCAGGAAAGCGCGGCGCAAGCCTTGCGCCAAACGCTCAACTACCGCGCCGATGCTACGGTGGTGCTATCCGGCACGCCCCCCGCGAGCCTGATCGAGACTTGCCTTGCCAACGGCCAGCAGGTGATTCTGATCAACCGCGACGAGCGGCTGGTTGGTAGCTCCAATCTGGGCGTCGACAACGCCATGGCGGGCGCCGAGGCGCAGTACCTGCTGCAGCGCGCGGGCTGCCTGCGCCTTGCGGTTGTCACCTCCAACACCCGCACGGCGAGTCTGGTGGAACGGCAGCGTGCATTTGTTGCGGCCGCGACAGCTGCCGGCATGGCCGTAGCCGCCACCGAGGTCGGCCCTTCCAGCTATGCCGAAGGACAGCTGGCAGCCCGGCGGCTGTTTGGCCGCTCCCAGGCTCCGGACGGTGTTTTTTGCGTAACCGACCTCTTTGCGCTGGGGTTCATGGACGCCGCACGCCAGGAATTTGCCTTGCGCATTCCGCAAGACCTGTGTGTCATCGGTTTCGACGATATCGAGCAGGCCGGTTGGGCATCCTACAACCTGACCACCTTCTCCCAGCCGCTAGAGCTGATCGCCGATGAAGTCGTGGCACTGCTGCAGCAGCCCGACAATGCGGACTCGACGCGAAGGGTGATCGAGCCGATGCCGATCTGGCGCCGCTCGGTTCGTCCGGGCGCGCCCTAG
- a CDS encoding ABC transporter permease subunit: protein MPASPERRRPVGLLLVAVPVLLVLWLVIWPIISAVITTIWLRTPEGTQFSLETYRFFFSDGYSLSNLSVTLWTTGVCAILLLVICLPIALYLRFSDSKVAAYVQGLAIFPMFVPSIILSFALIRVLGPNGTVDLLLNAISLPKIRSPYLTPWGPVIGLVWDNIPLTVLILLSGLGNVSNQSIEAARDVGAGRFALLWHIILPRITNSILVAISFAVLGIFSAFTLPYILGPAAPEMMGPFMQRTFRDLYDPTSAITQAVVTFGFCIVFGLFYVRSVAKNRTP from the coding sequence ATGCCCGCTTCGCCAGAACGCAGGAGGCCGGTCGGCCTCCTGCTCGTCGCCGTGCCGGTGCTGCTGGTTCTCTGGCTCGTGATCTGGCCCATCATCTCGGCCGTGATCACCACCATCTGGTTGAGGACACCCGAGGGGACCCAGTTCTCGCTCGAGACCTACCGCTTCTTTTTTTCAGACGGCTACAGCCTATCAAACCTGTCGGTCACGCTGTGGACCACTGGCGTCTGCGCCATTTTGCTGCTCGTCATCTGCCTGCCGATCGCGCTCTACCTGCGCTTCTCCGACAGCAAGGTAGCGGCCTATGTGCAGGGCCTCGCCATCTTTCCCATGTTCGTGCCCTCGATCATCCTGAGCTTCGCGCTGATCCGCGTTCTTGGCCCCAATGGCACCGTAGACTTGCTGCTTAATGCGATTAGCCTGCCCAAAATCCGCTCCCCCTATCTAACGCCATGGGGACCCGTGATCGGCCTCGTCTGGGACAATATCCCGCTGACCGTTCTGATCCTGCTATCGGGTCTCGGCAATGTGTCCAATCAATCGATCGAGGCCGCAAGAGACGTCGGCGCCGGCCGCTTCGCGCTGCTTTGGCATATCATTCTGCCGCGTATCACCAATTCCATCCTGGTCGCCATCTCCTTTGCCGTGCTGGGCATCTTCTCGGCCTTCACCCTGCCCTACATCCTGGGCCCAGCGGCGCCCGAAATGATGGGCCCCTTCATGCAGCGCACCTTCCGCGACCTTTATGATCCAACCAGTGCCATTACCCAGGCCGTCGTGACCTTCGGGTTCTGCATCGTGTTCGGTCTTTTCTATGTGCGCTCGGTCGCCAAGAACAGGACGCCCTAG